In one Trichlorobacter lovleyi SZ genomic region, the following are encoded:
- a CDS encoding NupC/NupG family nucleoside CNT transporter, which produces MLHAVVGMVVLLGVAWLVSENRRVIHWRLIVAGVSLQIVIALLMLKAAPFRQLFLGLNAMVGALETATRAGTSFVFGYLGGGPLPFVETAPGGSFSLAFQALPMVLVIGALTALFYYWRILPKVVQAFSWLLRTTMGIGGALGVVASGCIFLGMIEAPLLIRPYLVRMTRSELFAMMATGLSCIAGTMLVLYATVLQKVIPDALGHILTASIIHAPAALVVASIIVPETEEQTLGGEISSYDASSAMDALTKGTWDGLKILVNIVALLIVFVALVKLANIGLGELPDIAGAPLTLERMLGLLLAPVVWLIGVPWQEAVTAGSLMGIKIVLNEFLAYIQFSGLPEAALSPKSRLIMTYAMCSFANLGSLGILIGGLGTLCPERRNEIVGLGLKALLAGVLASLMTGAVVGML; this is translated from the coding sequence ATGCTGCATGCTGTTGTCGGAATGGTTGTCCTGTTGGGGGTTGCCTGGCTGGTGAGTGAAAACCGGCGCGTGATCCACTGGCGGCTGATCGTAGCCGGAGTCTCTCTTCAAATTGTCATTGCCCTGCTGATGCTGAAGGCCGCGCCGTTCCGCCAGCTGTTTCTGGGGTTAAACGCCATGGTCGGCGCTCTGGAAACAGCCACACGGGCCGGCACCTCCTTTGTCTTCGGTTACCTGGGGGGCGGGCCGCTGCCGTTTGTCGAGACAGCGCCGGGCGGCTCTTTTTCCCTTGCCTTTCAGGCCCTGCCGATGGTGCTGGTGATCGGTGCCCTGACCGCGTTGTTCTACTACTGGCGTATCCTGCCCAAGGTGGTACAGGCCTTTTCATGGCTGCTGCGCACGACCATGGGGATCGGTGGCGCGCTGGGGGTGGTGGCCTCCGGCTGCATCTTTCTCGGAATGATCGAGGCACCGCTGTTGATCCGGCCCTATCTGGTCCGTATGACCCGCAGTGAGCTGTTTGCCATGATGGCCACCGGGCTGTCCTGCATTGCCGGTACCATGCTGGTGCTGTACGCCACGGTGTTGCAGAAGGTCATCCCTGATGCACTGGGACATATCCTGACCGCCTCCATTATCCATGCTCCTGCCGCACTGGTTGTTGCCTCCATCATCGTACCCGAGACCGAAGAGCAGACCCTGGGGGGAGAAATCTCCTCCTATGATGCCTCAAGCGCCATGGATGCGCTGACCAAGGGGACCTGGGACGGCCTGAAGATCCTGGTTAATATTGTGGCGCTCCTGATTGTGTTTGTTGCCCTGGTGAAGCTGGCCAATATCGGGCTGGGAGAGCTGCCCGATATTGCCGGTGCCCCGCTGACCCTGGAACGGATGCTGGGACTGCTGCTGGCCCCGGTGGTCTGGTTGATCGGGGTGCCCTGGCAGGAGGCGGTCACCGCCGGGTCGCTGATGGGGATCAAGATCGTGCTGAACGAGTTTCTGGCCTATATCCAGTTTTCCGGCCTGCCGGAGGCAGCGCTCAGTCCCAAAAGCAGGCTCATCATGACCTATGCCATGTGCAGCTTTGCCAATCTCGGCAGCCTGGGGATCCTGATCGGCGGACTGGGCACGCTCTGCCCGGAGCGCCGCAATGAGATCGTTGGCCTGGGGCTCAAGGCATTGCTGGCCGGTGTACTGGCATCATTGATGACCGGCGCCGTGGTGGGGATGCTCTGA
- a CDS encoding C2 family cysteine protease: MGRGLVSVVFLSVLAGALSLPVTSRANDLAVIPLTAEQLKGIVPFAAVVQRNWKNWSQDNQTVSKLDLIAQMASPAYRGEDAAALVALEIYLKKNPPVDLAGAAAINDPKIIERYYRNVLKLRQAKRVLFANGQPTFELLQQGPVGDCYFFSASGWMARNRPAEVMNAITRLDDGRFRVRFANGDQATVTAPTDAELAINDSDSTLQDGLWMSVLEKATGTIQARSYSKSAAIPDPTVAIDTAGIPIGSVVKRWTGREVKMYHLGARVQRDQVRRALIRMQERKSLATSLLLHRPPAKLAYDHVYAIMGFDPETDAVTIWNPWGTDFTPRGPSGPENGYARKKGIFALSFDEFVSFYSYLAIEQN, translated from the coding sequence ATGGGACGGGGTCTGGTGTCTGTTGTATTTCTGTCGGTCCTCGCCGGTGCGTTGTCGTTGCCGGTTACCAGCCGGGCCAATGACCTTGCCGTTATCCCGTTGACGGCAGAGCAGCTGAAAGGGATTGTCCCGTTTGCCGCTGTTGTCCAGCGTAACTGGAAAAACTGGTCGCAGGATAATCAGACGGTGAGCAAGCTGGACCTGATCGCACAGATGGCCAGCCCTGCCTACCGGGGGGAGGATGCTGCAGCACTGGTGGCGCTGGAGATCTATCTGAAGAAAAACCCGCCGGTTGATCTGGCCGGTGCCGCTGCCATTAACGACCCGAAGATTATTGAGCGCTACTACCGCAATGTGCTGAAGCTGCGGCAGGCCAAGCGGGTGCTGTTTGCCAACGGGCAACCGACCTTTGAGCTGTTGCAGCAGGGGCCGGTGGGGGATTGCTATTTTTTCTCCGCTTCAGGCTGGATGGCCAGGAACCGGCCTGCCGAGGTGATGAACGCCATTACCCGGCTGGATGACGGGCGTTTTCGTGTTCGTTTTGCCAATGGCGATCAGGCCACGGTAACGGCTCCCACCGATGCGGAACTGGCAATCAATGATTCCGACTCCACCCTGCAGGACGGACTCTGGATGTCCGTGCTGGAGAAGGCCACCGGTACCATTCAGGCCCGCTCCTACAGCAAGTCCGCTGCAATCCCTGATCCGACCGTGGCGATTGACACGGCCGGCATACCGATCGGCAGTGTTGTCAAACGCTGGACCGGCCGCGAGGTGAAGATGTATCACCTCGGCGCGCGAGTGCAGCGGGATCAGGTGCGCAGGGCGCTGATCAGGATGCAGGAGCGCAAGTCACTGGCAACCTCGCTGCTGCTGCATCGCCCCCCGGCAAAACTGGCCTATGACCATGTCTATGCCATTATGGGGTTTGATCCGGAAACGGATGCCGTCACTATCTGGAATCCGTGGGGAACCGACTTTACTCCCCGCGGTCCGTCCGGACCGGAAAACGGCTATGCCCGTAAAAAGGGGATCTTTGCCCTGAGCTTTGACGAATTCGTCTCATTTTACAGCTATCTGGCCATAGAACAGAATTAA
- a CDS encoding D-2-hydroxyacid dehydrogenase — protein MSEEPAIVILDGYTINPGDNPWDAVTALGRCSIYDRTPAELVLERAAGAEVILTSKVKLTAAILQQLPGLRFISLLATGYNNVDVEAAGRLGITVSNVPAYSTDSVAQTTFALLLELTTHAGLHDQAVKQGEWVRSPDHSFWKRPIVELAGLTLGIVGFGAIGRAVARIGSAFGMQVVAYTPRPPAATEFPLVRFVSLDELFGQADVVSLNCPQTTENGGFVNAVLLERMKRSAFLINVARGGLVNESDLAAALRDGVIAGAGLDVVSVEPMLPENPLLQAPNCIFTPHIAWASLAARQRLTAIVAANLAGYLQGKPINVVNTAWLPATARG, from the coding sequence ATGTCTGAAGAACCTGCAATCGTTATTCTGGACGGCTATACCATCAATCCGGGTGACAATCCCTGGGATGCGGTTACTGCCCTGGGCCGCTGCAGCATCTATGACCGCACCCCTGCAGAACTGGTGCTGGAAAGAGCTGCCGGAGCCGAGGTGATCCTGACCAGCAAGGTCAAGCTGACTGCCGCTATCCTGCAGCAACTGCCCGGTCTGCGGTTTATTTCGCTGCTGGCCACCGGTTACAATAATGTGGATGTTGAGGCAGCCGGACGGCTGGGGATCACGGTTTCCAACGTACCGGCCTATTCCACCGATTCTGTGGCCCAGACCACCTTTGCCCTGCTGCTGGAGCTGACCACCCATGCCGGTCTGCATGATCAGGCGGTCAAACAGGGCGAGTGGGTTCGCTCCCCGGACCACTCCTTCTGGAAGAGGCCGATTGTGGAACTGGCCGGCCTGACCCTCGGCATTGTCGGATTCGGCGCCATTGGCCGGGCCGTGGCCCGGATCGGGAGCGCCTTCGGGATGCAGGTTGTCGCCTATACCCCCCGCCCTCCTGCAGCAACGGAGTTTCCTCTGGTGCGGTTTGTCTCTCTTGACGAGCTGTTCGGCCAGGCGGATGTGGTCTCACTTAACTGTCCCCAGACCACTGAGAATGGCGGCTTTGTCAATGCAGTCCTACTGGAGCGGATGAAGCGGAGCGCCTTCCTGATCAATGTGGCCAGGGGAGGGCTGGTGAATGAGTCTGACCTGGCAGCAGCACTGCGGGATGGTGTGATTGCCGGGGCGGGTCTGGATGTGGTGTCGGTGGAGCCGATGCTGCCGGAAAACCCGTTGCTGCAAGCCCCCAACTGTATCTTTACCCCCCACATCGCCTGGGCCTCACTGGCGGCCCGGCAGCGACTGACCGCCATTGTAGCGGCAAATCTGGCCGGGTATCTGCAGGGGAAACCGATCAACGTGGTCAACACCGCCTGGCTGCCGGCCACAGCCCGGGGATAG
- a CDS encoding alpha/beta fold hydrolase — protein MPFLDHDGIQLYFEQHGSGPPLLLLAGLASDSRSWPAVLPGLAERFTLILLDNRGVGRSSQDCAISISLMADDCAALIRYLRLTRVSLLGHSMGGMVALECARRHPELVERLLLAATAARNPVRNNLLFQDWADLYDAGCDRAVWFRSLLYWIFTERFFEDQRLLQLTLEYLLNYPWPQSAAAFRQQIRAIAAFDARGWLGQLNVPTCVLAGELDRLMPLEQSNDLVRQLPDAVLTVLQGAPHSLQTEQPELFVRAVVDFLKPA, from the coding sequence ATGCCGTTTTTGGATCATGACGGGATACAGCTGTATTTTGAACAGCACGGCAGCGGGCCACCCTTGCTGCTGCTTGCCGGGCTGGCCTCTGATTCCCGGAGCTGGCCGGCGGTGCTGCCCGGCCTGGCGGAACGGTTTACCCTGATCCTGCTGGATAACCGGGGCGTCGGCCGTTCAAGCCAGGATTGCGCGATCAGCATCAGCCTGATGGCCGATGACTGTGCTGCCCTGATCCGTTACCTGAGATTGACGCGGGTCAGCCTGCTGGGACATTCCATGGGAGGGATGGTGGCACTGGAGTGTGCCCGTCGCCATCCGGAGCTGGTTGAACGGCTGCTGCTGGCTGCCACGGCTGCAAGAAATCCGGTTCGCAACAATCTGCTGTTTCAGGACTGGGCTGACCTGTATGACGCCGGTTGCGACCGTGCCGTCTGGTTTCGCAGCCTCCTGTACTGGATCTTCACGGAACGTTTTTTTGAGGATCAACGGTTGCTGCAACTGACGCTGGAGTACCTGCTCAACTATCCCTGGCCCCAGTCGGCAGCGGCATTCAGGCAGCAGATCCGGGCAATCGCGGCATTTGATGCACGGGGATGGCTCGGACAGCTGAACGTGCCGACCTGCGTGCTGGCAGGTGAGCTGGATCGATTGATGCCGCTTGAACAGTCAAACGACCTGGTCCGGCAGTTACCCGATGCCGTGCTGACGGTTCTGCAGGGTGCGCCGCATTCGCTCCAGACGGAACAGCCGGAGCTGTTTGTCCGCGCTGTGGTTGATTTTCTGAAACCAGCCTGA
- a CDS encoding nucleoside deaminase: protein MDSFMQAAIEEAEAGLAEGGIPIGSVIVHNNRIIGRGHNRRVQQGSAILHGEMDALERAGRQPASVYREAVLYTTLSPCPMCSGAILLYGIPRVVIGENRTFLGEEELLRSRGVQLEVLQDERCIRLMEQFIAEKPELWNEDIGV from the coding sequence ATGGATAGTTTCATGCAGGCAGCCATTGAAGAGGCAGAGGCCGGGCTGGCAGAAGGCGGCATCCCGATCGGCTCGGTGATTGTCCATAATAACCGGATTATCGGCCGTGGCCATAACCGGCGGGTACAGCAGGGGAGCGCCATTCTGCACGGTGAGATGGATGCCCTGGAACGTGCCGGACGTCAACCGGCCTCGGTCTACCGGGAAGCGGTGCTCTATACCACCCTCTCTCCCTGCCCGATGTGCAGTGGCGCCATCCTGCTGTACGGCATCCCCAGGGTGGTGATTGGCGAGAACCGTACCTTCCTGGGAGAAGAGGAGCTGCTACGCTCACGGGGGGTACAGCTGGAGGTGCTGCAGGATGAACGCTGCATCCGGTTGATGGAACAGTTTATTGCGGAAAAACCGGAGCTGTGGAACGAGGATATCGGAGTCTGA
- a CDS encoding NlpC/P60 family protein, with amino-acid sequence MGGLVSSLLLVLLLVIVPVGFAADNGGADYQSPYGVKLPWPIPELIPDLLEGKRGEAAREAKLPESEWYSHSHPWVGPWGPLPHKYKPPKLAEGKSDDWKRARIIATALRFIGYHYRHHYIPDWDPPPGWYNPKPGGTRHDGRGVDCSNFTSFVYNQGLGIRFSSDIHKQAAIETVTVNGTEQELPVRLIPRQDSVEAWARVLKPGDLLFIRPRSSETVSHVVIWIGQWGMPGGRPLILDSHGADVRDENGALIPDGIHLRPFRSDSWYATRADHAIRIVGQ; translated from the coding sequence ATGGGAGGTCTTGTTTCAAGCCTGTTGCTCGTACTGCTGCTGGTCATCGTGCCGGTCGGGTTTGCCGCTGATAACGGCGGGGCCGATTATCAGTCTCCCTACGGGGTAAAACTGCCCTGGCCGATACCTGAGCTGATCCCTGATCTGCTGGAGGGAAAACGGGGGGAGGCCGCCCGTGAAGCCAAGCTGCCTGAATCGGAATGGTACAGCCACAGCCATCCCTGGGTCGGCCCCTGGGGACCGTTACCGCACAAGTACAAACCGCCCAAACTTGCCGAAGGGAAGAGTGACGACTGGAAACGGGCCCGGATTATTGCAACGGCCCTCCGTTTCATCGGCTACCACTACCGCCATCACTATATTCCGGACTGGGATCCGCCGCCGGGCTGGTACAATCCCAAACCGGGCGGTACCCGCCATGACGGCAGGGGGGTAGATTGCAGTAATTTTACCTCGTTTGTCTATAATCAGGGGCTGGGAATACGTTTCAGCTCGGATATTCACAAACAGGCCGCCATTGAAACGGTGACGGTCAACGGAACTGAACAGGAACTGCCGGTCAGGCTGATCCCCCGTCAGGATTCGGTTGAGGCGTGGGCCAGGGTACTGAAGCCGGGAGATCTGCTCTTTATCCGGCCGCGCAGCAGTGAGACGGTTTCCCATGTGGTGATCTGGATCGGTCAGTGGGGGATGCCGGGTGGCCGGCCGCTGATTCTGGACAGCCATGGCGCTGATGTGCGGGATGAAAATGGTGCATTGATCCCGGATGGTATTCACCTGCGGCCGTTCCGTTCCGATTCATGGTATGCAACCCGCGCCGATCACGCGATCCGGATTGTCGGCCAGTAG
- a CDS encoding cupin domain-containing protein, which yields MVRLAIAGILLLCALPLSAATLPCSGAQQVSATYAAAGGEQLQACFDLVRKNVTVGLADGSRVVLPVAVSGSGARYSDGTRTFWEHQGIGRYFVGEKLLFEGGPAPAAGYKGGVTSKLLKQTTLTANGQKIAYPVTDRAEVTAMTVDLAPGAETGWHKHAIPVYAYVLAGVIEVELEGGQRIAYKAGDAIIEVVDAFHNGSNRGTEPVRLVVFYTGIKNQPNVVRR from the coding sequence ATGGTTCGTCTGGCTATTGCAGGAATACTGTTGTTGTGTGCGTTGCCGCTGTCTGCCGCCACATTGCCGTGCAGCGGGGCGCAGCAGGTGTCCGCAACCTATGCTGCAGCCGGCGGTGAGCAGTTACAGGCCTGTTTTGATCTTGTGCGTAAAAATGTCACGGTCGGGCTGGCTGACGGCAGCAGGGTGGTGCTGCCCGTTGCCGTGTCCGGCTCGGGTGCCCGCTACAGTGACGGCACCCGCACCTTCTGGGAACATCAGGGGATCGGGCGCTACTTTGTCGGTGAAAAGCTGCTGTTTGAAGGGGGACCGGCTCCGGCGGCAGGGTATAAAGGCGGCGTAACCTCAAAGCTGTTGAAGCAGACCACGCTGACCGCCAACGGCCAGAAGATTGCCTATCCCGTTACTGACCGGGCCGAGGTGACGGCCATGACTGTTGATCTGGCCCCCGGTGCTGAAACCGGCTGGCACAAACATGCCATACCGGTCTATGCCTATGTGCTGGCCGGCGTGATCGAGGTTGAGCTGGAAGGTGGCCAGCGCATTGCCTACAAAGCCGGTGATGCCATTATCGAGGTGGTGGATGCCTTTCACAACGGCAGCAACAGGGGGACCGAGCCGGTCCGGCTGGTGGTCTTTTATACCGGAATCAAGAATCAGCCGAATGTGGTCAGAAGGTAG